Proteins from one Niallia circulans genomic window:
- the rpiB gene encoding ribose 5-phosphate isomerase B, which yields MKIAIGCDHGGDNLRPSIAEYLQELGHDVIEYLPKSGESTDYPQYGKMVAEDVVANKVDAGILICGTGVGISIAANKVKGIRAVVCSEPATARLSKQHNNTNILAFGGRIVGSVLAKEIVKAWLDAEFEGGRHARRISMIADMEEESLC from the coding sequence ATGAAAATAGCAATTGGATGTGACCATGGCGGAGATAATTTAAGACCAAGCATTGCGGAATATTTACAGGAATTAGGGCATGATGTAATAGAGTATTTACCTAAGTCAGGGGAAAGTACAGACTATCCTCAATATGGAAAAATGGTAGCAGAAGATGTTGTTGCAAACAAAGTAGACGCAGGTATCTTAATTTGTGGAACTGGTGTCGGCATATCAATCGCTGCTAATAAGGTTAAAGGAATCCGAGCAGTTGTCTGCAGTGAGCCTGCAACAGCAAGACTATCGAAACAGCATAATAATACGAATATTTTAGCCTTTGGCGGCAGAATAGTCGGCAGTGTATTAGCAAAGGAAATCGTGAAGGCATGGTTAGATGCTGAGTTCGAGGGAGGCAGGCATGCAAGAAGAATTAG
- a CDS encoding transketolase, translating into MNGNIIEELKQNAVDLRKTALTMIHKAQSGHPGGSFSAADIIAALYFKEMNIDPQNPNWEDRDRFVLSKGHVCPIQYSALALRGFVEYETIYTLRQFGSPFQGHPDMKKCPGIDISTGSLGQGLSCAVGMALAGKRDEKDYRVFAMVGDGECQEGQIWEAAQSAVKYELDNLVVFVDDNGLQIDGPTEEIMPNQDLEIKFKSFGFETTRIDGHSMEEIVAALDSTRNSKNNKPKCIVCNTVKGKGVSFMEHSVTWHGIAPNDEEYRKALAELEGGLN; encoded by the coding sequence ATGAATGGGAACATTATTGAAGAGTTAAAGCAAAACGCAGTTGATCTTAGAAAAACAGCACTAACAATGATTCATAAGGCACAATCTGGTCATCCTGGAGGTTCGTTTTCGGCAGCGGATATTATTGCAGCACTGTACTTTAAGGAAATGAACATCGATCCACAAAATCCTAACTGGGAGGATAGAGACCGTTTCGTTTTATCCAAAGGGCATGTTTGTCCGATTCAATACTCTGCCTTAGCGTTAAGAGGGTTCGTTGAGTATGAAACCATTTATACACTTCGCCAATTTGGCTCTCCATTTCAAGGACATCCTGATATGAAGAAGTGTCCAGGAATTGATATTTCGACAGGCTCTTTAGGTCAAGGTCTTTCCTGTGCAGTCGGCATGGCGTTGGCTGGGAAAAGAGACGAAAAAGACTACAGAGTATTTGCGATGGTTGGAGATGGCGAATGTCAGGAAGGGCAAATCTGGGAAGCTGCTCAAAGCGCTGTTAAATATGAATTAGATAACTTAGTAGTTTTTGTCGATGATAACGGCCTGCAAATTGATGGTCCGACAGAAGAAATTATGCCGAACCAAGATTTAGAGATAAAGTTTAAGTCCTTTGGATTTGAAACAACAAGAATAGACGGACACTCAATGGAGGAAATCGTTGCAGCACTCGACAGCACAAGAAATTCTAAAAATAACAAACCAAAATGTATTGTTTGTAACACAGTAAAGGGAAAAGGTGTTTCCTTTATGGAACATTCAGTTACTTGGCACGGAATTGCTCCTAATGATGAAGAATACCGAAAAGCATTGGCAGAATTAGAGGGAGGGCTAAACTAA
- a CDS encoding aminotransferase yhxA encodes MGKTKTVMTGILSTAVLIGITGCSSSGTATGNSNSNSDIPPVPDDTNCTNWEWDDDDGVWECEDSNSRYYGHYFYGGKYYNSKSSLLKNTSYKKQQQSSSPSSSVSGGSDSTNKSSGFGSGKKSYGG; translated from the coding sequence ATGGGAAAAACAAAAACAGTTATGACAGGCATTTTATCAACGGCTGTCCTAATTGGGATTACAGGCTGCAGCAGCAGCGGGACAGCGACAGGCAATTCAAACAGCAATAGTGATATCCCGCCAGTTCCAGATGATACGAACTGTACAAATTGGGAATGGGATGATGATGATGGCGTTTGGGAATGTGAGGACAGCAATTCCCGCTACTACGGCCATTATTTTTATGGCGGCAAATATTATAATTCCAAGTCCTCCTTGTTGAAGAATACAAGCTACAAGAAGCAACAGCAATCAAGCAGCCCCAGTTCGAGTGTGAGCGGCGGCAGTGACTCAACAAACAAAAGCAGCGGCTTCGGCAGCGGGAAGAAGAGCTACGGAGGCTAA
- a CDS encoding SDR family NAD(P)-dependent oxidoreductase: protein MFKLDNRVAIVTGSGSKKGIGRTIALTLAKQGAIIVVADLNEEGIEDTVHAIKSEGGEAFGVLLNVTSQQSNDEMVQKILDKYGRIDILVNNAGISQKVSVQDMTIEDITKVFNVNMFGLFLCTQAVLETMKKQNFGRVISLSSVSAKRGGGVFGGAHYSASKAAVLGFSKNLAREVAQNGITVNCVAPGLVNTDIWKSLPKEQAAKVIDGIPMGRPGETEEVAAAIAFLASEEASYITGEEIDINGGSHMD from the coding sequence ATGTTTAAGTTAGATAATAGAGTTGCCATTGTAACAGGAAGCGGTTCAAAAAAAGGAATTGGCCGTACTATTGCATTAACGCTTGCAAAGCAAGGTGCGATTATTGTAGTGGCAGATTTAAATGAAGAAGGTATTGAAGACACTGTTCATGCGATTAAATCAGAAGGTGGAGAGGCATTTGGCGTTCTGTTGAATGTCACAAGCCAGCAATCTAATGATGAAATGGTACAAAAAATCCTTGATAAATATGGCAGAATTGATATTCTAGTAAACAATGCAGGTATCTCTCAAAAAGTATCTGTTCAAGATATGACAATTGAGGATATTACGAAAGTATTTAACGTAAATATGTTCGGACTGTTCCTATGTACACAAGCAGTATTGGAAACAATGAAAAAACAAAACTTCGGCAGAGTAATCAGCCTGTCCTCTGTTTCTGCAAAGCGTGGCGGCGGTGTTTTCGGTGGAGCCCATTATTCGGCATCAAAAGCAGCAGTTCTTGGCTTCTCTAAAAATCTAGCTCGTGAGGTAGCGCAAAATGGGATTACGGTTAACTGTGTAGCTCCTGGACTTGTGAATACAGATATTTGGAAGTCTTTACCTAAGGAACAAGCAGCTAAAGTTATTGATGGCATTCCAATGGGAAGACCTGGGGAAACAGAGGAAGTAGCAGCAGCGATTGCATTTTTAGCATCTGAAGAGGCTTCTTATATTACTGGAGAAGAAATAGACATTAATGGCGGATCACATATGGATTAA
- a CDS encoding gluconate:H+ symporter has protein sequence MPLLYVSVGVLILIFLIMKLKLNTFFSLIIVSFIVALLLGIPLEDIGLIVENGLGSTLGHIALIFGLGAMLGKLIADAGGANRIAMTLINKFGKEKIHWAVVIASFIVGIALFYEVAFVLIVPIIFTIAKEVKISIVKLILHMSAALLITHSFLPPHPGITTVANGLGADVGTVLLYGLIISIPCVIIAGVIYPNIAKRIVPSAFEKVTPDGVFKEEKTFKIEETPGFGISVFTAMLPVILLAIAAVIKIIEEALNYHDGFIFMVLRFIGEPSTAMIISLLVAIYTMGIKRNIAMVDLMKSCTKSINSIGMMLLIIGGGGAFKQVIIEGGVGEYIAELFEGSALSPVLFAWILAAILRIALGSGTVAAISTVGLVTPMLAMNPDVNLALVTLAIGCGSTICSHVNDAAFWIVKEYSGMTLKETFGTYTVLSTISSVIGLVCTLILDLFV, from the coding sequence ATGCCATTACTTTACGTTTCTGTTGGGGTATTAATATTAATCTTTTTAATTATGAAGCTAAAGTTAAATACTTTCTTCTCATTGATTATTGTTTCATTTATCGTCGCTCTTCTTTTAGGTATACCGTTAGAGGATATCGGACTTATTGTTGAAAATGGATTGGGCAGTACATTAGGACATATAGCTCTGATTTTTGGACTTGGTGCTATGTTAGGAAAATTAATCGCCGATGCTGGCGGGGCAAACCGAATTGCGATGACACTTATTAATAAATTTGGTAAAGAAAAGATTCATTGGGCAGTCGTAATTGCGTCCTTTATTGTCGGAATCGCTTTGTTTTATGAAGTAGCATTTGTATTGATAGTACCTATCATTTTCACCATTGCAAAAGAAGTGAAAATCTCGATTGTTAAATTGATTTTGCATATGAGTGCAGCTTTGCTGATTACGCATAGCTTCCTTCCACCACACCCAGGGATTACAACAGTGGCCAACGGACTTGGTGCAGATGTTGGAACAGTTCTTTTATACGGACTTATTATTTCCATTCCTTGTGTCATTATCGCTGGTGTTATTTATCCGAATATTGCTAAAAGAATCGTGCCAAGTGCCTTTGAAAAGGTTACACCAGATGGGGTTTTTAAAGAGGAAAAGACATTTAAAATAGAGGAAACACCAGGCTTTGGTATCAGTGTTTTTACAGCAATGCTGCCTGTGATTTTGCTGGCAATAGCTGCTGTTATAAAAATTATTGAGGAAGCCTTAAATTATCACGATGGCTTTATTTTCATGGTATTGCGATTTATTGGCGAGCCTTCGACGGCAATGATTATTTCGCTGTTAGTCGCAATTTATACAATGGGTATAAAAAGAAATATTGCCATGGTAGATTTAATGAAATCCTGTACGAAATCAATCAATTCAATTGGTATGATGCTGCTTATTATCGGTGGAGGTGGCGCCTTTAAACAAGTAATCATTGAAGGTGGTGTCGGCGAATATATCGCCGAGCTATTTGAAGGATCTGCTTTATCACCAGTTTTATTTGCTTGGATTTTGGCTGCTATATTAAGAATAGCGTTAGGGTCGGGAACAGTTGCCGCTATTTCAACTGTAGGTTTAGTAACACCAATGCTTGCGATGAATCCAGATGTGAATTTGGCACTAGTTACGTTAGCAATAGGCTGCGGCAGTACAATATGCTCTCATGTAAATGACGCTGCATTTTGGATTGTAAAGGAATATTCTGGCATGACATTAAAAGAAACATTCGGAACATATACCGTTCTTTCGACGATTTCTTCTGTCATTGGTCTGGTTTGCACACTGATATTAGACTTATTTGTATAA
- a CDS encoding FadR/GntR family transcriptional regulator, with protein MQIYQQILSQIESGTFKVGDKLPAERELCEQFGVSRAPIRQALSALELNGFIYSRQGEGVYVKSNQSLASSTQDPISFDSVSPEEIVEVRMNIEPLIIKFAVQRATDEEIAVLRATIDKMEQETKSGVYVPETDEALHYNIAKASHNELFINIMSAIINAMKKQEMWQFIRDRTVTRPDYLEVNLNEHKQIIEAIEKRDEKKATDIMSKHMQNLYDRYWK; from the coding sequence ATGCAAATATATCAGCAAATACTATCGCAAATTGAGTCAGGTACATTTAAAGTGGGCGATAAGCTGCCTGCAGAAAGAGAATTATGTGAGCAATTCGGTGTTAGCCGTGCTCCAATTCGTCAGGCACTAAGCGCGCTTGAATTAAATGGATTTATTTATTCCCGTCAAGGTGAGGGCGTATATGTAAAAAGCAATCAAAGTCTTGCAAGCAGTACTCAAGATCCCATTTCCTTTGATTCTGTCTCACCAGAGGAAATAGTGGAAGTGAGAATGAATATTGAACCGTTAATTATTAAGTTTGCTGTACAGCGTGCTACAGATGAAGAAATAGCCGTGCTACGAGCAACAATTGATAAAATGGAACAAGAAACAAAGTCAGGTGTTTATGTTCCAGAAACGGATGAAGCACTTCATTATAATATTGCGAAGGCTTCGCACAATGAATTGTTTATCAATATTATGTCAGCCATTATTAATGCCATGAAAAAACAAGAGATGTGGCAGTTCATTCGAGATCGTACTGTGACAAGACCAGATTATTTGGAAGTTAATTTAAATGAACATAAACAAATTATCGAGGCTATAGAAAAACGAGATGAGAAAAAAGCAACGGACATCATGAGTAAGCATATGCAAAATTTATATGACCGCTATTGGAAATGA
- a CDS encoding RNA helicase has protein sequence MKKLTYFIDKGNGQYDPFYEYDVRDVGVDELYARQLCTYLILRGQQYELVSNEMDGNEEILVIEDRGRNVSVLDEKSYRGQGIHIEFRNHRETDNYKLLSHIPIASHFEVIRYLLKDIIDVPAVGQMEVTSTEIDEDRGVYVLYVKDLEEE, from the coding sequence ATGAAGAAACTGACGTATTTTATAGACAAAGGGAATGGCCAATATGATCCATTTTATGAATATGATGTTCGGGATGTCGGTGTTGATGAGCTGTATGCACGGCAATTATGCACATACCTCATCCTAAGAGGACAGCAATATGAGCTTGTTTCCAATGAGATGGATGGCAATGAAGAGATACTCGTTATCGAGGATAGAGGCAGAAATGTATCGGTTCTTGATGAAAAGAGCTACAGAGGCCAAGGTATTCATATAGAGTTCAGGAACCATCGTGAAACAGATAACTACAAGCTATTATCTCATATCCCGATTGCAAGCCACTTTGAGGTAATCCGCTATTTATTGAAGGATATCATTGATGTGCCTGCTGTTGGCCAAATGGAGGTAACATCAACAGAAATTGATGAGGACAGAGGCGTTTATGTCCTGTACGTAAAGGACTTGGAGGAGGAGTAA
- a CDS encoding transketolase family protein, producing MGENKVLQKKATREAFGDEIVRLGGLNKDIYVVDIDIGKSCKTTEFANKFPKQHVNVGIAEQNAAGLAAGLATTGKIPFVSTYAVFGSMRMAEQIRQEICYPNLNVKIACSHGGLTPANDGASHQAIEDMGVLRTIPNMTVVMGADYHSTRKLVAQAAEKYGPVYLRFTRDTMPFIYDENEEFIIGKAKKLKEGNDIAIIANGDTVYLALEAAKQLENKGVSVKLLDMHTIKPLDREAVVECLDTGKIITVEDHNILNGLGSAVCEVVAEEGRGKVRRIGVQDQFGQSAPYEKLLELNGITIENIVNTANEMLQ from the coding sequence ATGGGTGAAAACAAGGTGTTACAAAAGAAGGCAACAAGAGAAGCATTTGGTGATGAAATTGTCCGTCTTGGTGGATTAAATAAAGATATATATGTTGTAGATATTGATATCGGTAAGTCTTGTAAAACAACAGAATTTGCTAATAAATTTCCAAAACAGCATGTTAATGTCGGGATCGCCGAACAAAATGCCGCAGGTCTAGCAGCAGGTCTTGCGACAACAGGCAAAATTCCTTTTGTAAGCACTTACGCTGTGTTTGGCTCGATGAGAATGGCAGAACAAATTAGACAGGAAATTTGTTACCCGAACTTGAACGTGAAGATAGCTTGTTCACATGGCGGTCTGACACCAGCAAACGACGGTGCGAGCCATCAAGCAATTGAAGATATGGGTGTGTTGCGAACAATCCCTAACATGACAGTTGTGATGGGTGCCGATTATCATTCGACAAGAAAATTGGTGGCGCAGGCTGCTGAGAAATATGGTCCTGTGTATCTTCGTTTTACAAGAGATACAATGCCGTTTATTTATGATGAGAATGAAGAGTTTATAATCGGCAAGGCGAAGAAATTAAAAGAAGGCAATGACATCGCCATTATTGCTAATGGAGATACTGTCTATCTTGCATTGGAGGCTGCGAAGCAATTAGAAAATAAAGGTGTGTCTGTAAAACTACTAGATATGCATACTATCAAGCCCTTAGACAGAGAGGCAGTCGTTGAATGCTTGGATACTGGCAAGATAATCACTGTGGAAGATCACAATATCCTCAATGGTTTGGGCAGCGCTGTATGTGAAGTCGTTGCAGAAGAAGGACGAGGAAAGGTGCGCAGAATCGGTGTTCAAGATCAGTTTGGACAGTCAGCTCCATACGAAAAGCTATTAGAGCTTAACGGTATTACGATTGAAAATATTGTAAACACAGCTAATGAAATGCTTCAGTAA
- a CDS encoding glutathionylspermidine synthase family protein — MDRHIIDRRRFYSQIDSFWADLYGEEYALYDVHLLERGEVEKIRLISERVGYIFFKAWRLLKEVPDRTFREMGFPEEVFSFLRLDTMEQASVISRLDLIPYNGSYKCIEINADTPTFIKELFSINAKVCAEFKVENPNAGMEEALRNAVRTAIKAAAKISGKASPTVAFTAHDDNIEDKETILYLQELSETLGTYIPLHMLQIERGKGLFDVAGNQIDILYRQTFPIENLILDEDEEENKIGMWLLELVEEGKLSIINPPSAFLLQNKAVQAVIWSLHEQQHAFFTEAEHQWIENYLLPTYLEPDPFIEQNTAYVKKPAFGREGDTVEIYKGSGKLSAADPQQSYTDFLPVYQQYVEHPKAPIQTEKGKQEANLLVGSFLLNGKPSAIGLRAGGTITNNLSYYLPVGVR; from the coding sequence ATGGATCGCCATATAATAGACAGAAGGCGCTTCTATTCACAGATAGACAGCTTTTGGGCAGACCTTTACGGGGAGGAGTATGCCCTTTACGATGTGCACTTGTTAGAAAGAGGAGAGGTCGAAAAGATTCGTCTTATCAGTGAAAGGGTTGGCTATATTTTCTTCAAGGCTTGGAGGCTTTTGAAGGAGGTACCAGACAGGACATTCCGGGAAATGGGCTTCCCAGAAGAGGTGTTTTCCTTCCTGCGCCTTGACACGATGGAACAGGCCAGCGTCATTTCAAGGCTGGATTTAATTCCTTATAACGGCAGCTATAAATGCATTGAAATCAATGCAGATACGCCAACCTTTATCAAGGAGCTGTTTTCCATTAATGCCAAGGTTTGTGCTGAGTTCAAGGTGGAAAATCCAAATGCAGGTATGGAGGAGGCGCTAAGGAATGCTGTGCGCACTGCGATAAAAGCAGCAGCGAAAATAAGTGGCAAGGCAAGCCCGACTGTTGCCTTTACTGCTCATGATGACAATATTGAAGACAAGGAAACGATTCTTTATTTACAGGAATTATCAGAGACGCTTGGAACATACATACCGCTGCATATGCTGCAAATTGAAAGAGGCAAAGGGCTGTTTGATGTGGCTGGAAATCAGATTGATATACTGTACAGACAAACCTTTCCGATTGAAAACCTTATCCTTGATGAGGATGAGGAGGAAAATAAAATCGGTATGTGGCTGTTAGAGTTAGTTGAGGAAGGAAAGCTGTCCATTATCAATCCTCCGTCTGCATTTCTCCTGCAAAACAAGGCAGTTCAAGCAGTGATTTGGAGCCTTCATGAGCAACAGCACGCCTTCTTTACAGAAGCTGAGCATCAGTGGATAGAAAATTACTTGTTACCAACCTATTTAGAACCTGATCCATTTATAGAACAAAACACAGCTTATGTGAAAAAACCGGCATTTGGCAGAGAAGGAGACACTGTTGAAATCTACAAAGGAAGCGGCAAGCTATCAGCCGCAGACCCGCAGCAATCATATACCGACTTCCTGCCAGTCTACCAACAATACGTCGAGCATCCAAAAGCACCAATCCAAACAGAAAAAGGCAAGCAAGAAGCAAATCTCCTCGTCGGCAGCTTCCTACTCAATGGAAAACCATCAGCCATCGGACTCCGAGCTGGAGGGACAATAACGAATAACTTGTCTTATTATTTGCCTGTTGGAGTACGTTGA
- a CDS encoding DUF350 domain-containing protein, which yields MNLYLNFGSYLGVAILLLVIGILLFMLSTPKINEMRLIAEKNVSAALLLGGKVIGLAIVLGAAAEYSVSLIDMAIWGAIGIVSQIIVFVLAEVVTIRFSISNAIKEDNRAVGVMLFSLSLAIGWIVAKCLSY from the coding sequence GTGAACTTATATCTTAATTTCGGTTCTTATTTAGGAGTAGCAATCTTGCTGCTTGTCATCGGTATTCTGTTATTTATGTTAAGTACGCCAAAAATAAACGAAATGAGGCTTATCGCTGAAAAAAACGTCAGTGCAGCACTTTTGCTTGGCGGTAAGGTGATTGGACTTGCGATTGTATTAGGAGCGGCAGCTGAATATTCTGTTTCACTTATAGATATGGCAATCTGGGGAGCAATCGGAATTGTTTCGCAAATTATCGTATTTGTGTTGGCAGAGGTGGTGACAATCCGCTTTAGCATCAGCAATGCTATTAAAGAAGATAACCGGGCAGTTGGTGTGATGCTGTTTTCGTTGTCACTTGCGATCGGCTGGATTGTGGCAAAATGTCTGTCCTATTAA
- a CDS encoding GNAT family N-acetyltransferase, giving the protein MVNLPIQDNEVPDLREAVGWGRRDKDYPALFERCNFWAGARDEAGKLIAFGYVCGMGLEHGYLEDIIVHPSRQKQGIGVELVKTLIEEAKSFGLGILTVSFDEHNANFYRTTGFTVSAGGVLYLD; this is encoded by the coding sequence ATGGTCAATCTTCCGATTCAAGATAATGAAGTCCCAGATTTACGGGAGGCTGTCGGCTGGGGCAGACGGGACAAGGATTACCCTGCCCTGTTTGAAAGATGTAATTTCTGGGCAGGAGCCAGGGATGAAGCTGGCAAGCTAATCGCTTTCGGCTATGTTTGTGGAATGGGACTTGAGCATGGATATTTAGAGGATATTATCGTTCACCCAAGCAGGCAAAAACAAGGAATTGGCGTAGAGCTCGTGAAGACTTTGATTGAAGAGGCAAAAAGCTTTGGATTAGGTATTTTGACTGTTTCCTTTGATGAGCATAATGCCAACTTTTACAGAACAACTGGATTTACTGTGTCAGCTGGTGGTGTGCTTTATTTGGATTAA